From one Polypterus senegalus isolate Bchr_013 unplaced genomic scaffold, ASM1683550v1 scaffold_4039, whole genome shotgun sequence genomic stretch:
- the LOC120520923 gene encoding centrosomal protein of 112 kDa-like: MARPKVNQQEKIENLHSDLRSMEKRLQCMELETREQITQIQQECETKIRGLMPAEIRKELEDTITSLKSQVNFLQKRALVLQQELDSYHSR; encoded by the exons aaccaGCAAGAGAAAATTGAAAACCTTCACAGTGACCTGCGCTCTATGGAGAAGCGGCTTCAGTGCATGGAGCTGGAGACCCGAGAACAG ATCACTCAAATTCAGCAGGAGTGTGAAACGAAAATCCGAGGTTTGATGCCTGCCGAAATAAGAAAAGAGCTGGAAGACACAATCACCTCCCTCAAATCGCAG GTGAACTTCCTCCAGAAGAGGGCATTAGTTTTACAACAGGAGCTGGATTCCTACCACAG CAGGTGA